The Eublepharis macularius isolate TG4126 chromosome 11, MPM_Emac_v1.0, whole genome shotgun sequence genome includes a region encoding these proteins:
- the ACBD7 gene encoding acyl-CoA-binding domain-containing protein 7, translated as MALQADFDKAAENVKKLKTKPSDDELLQLYGLYKQSTVGDINIECPGMLDLKGKAKWEAWNLKKGMSKDDAMKAYISKANELIQKYGN; from the exons GCTGATTTTGACAAGGCAGCTGAAAACGTAAAAAAATTGAAGACCAAACCAAGTGATGATGAACTACTGCAGCTGTACGGGCTCTACAAACAATCTACTGTGGGAGACATCAATATCG aGTGTCCAGGAATGCTAGACTTGAAAGGCAAAGCCAAATGGGAAGCTTGGAACCTTAAGAAAG GTATGTCAAAGGACGATGCCATGAAGGCTTACATTTCTAAAGCCAATGAGCTGATACAGAAATATGGAAATTAA